The genomic stretch CAGAAATTACCGTGCACTGATTGCCGACGCTTAATGATTCGGCAGCGGCCGGTTATTAACTGCGATTCAAGGAGCTGTCACATGATTCACCGTTCGCGTTCATTACTCGCCATCGCTGTTGTCAGTGCAATCTGGCAACTTCCTGCGCAAGCCGAAGAGACTTCCGCGCGCGCCGACGATGACACACGGCTGGGTACCGTGCTGGTCACCGGCACCCGTGGCACCGCCCGGACGGTGCTGGATTCACCAGTGCCGGTGGATGTGCTGACCGCCGAAGACCTGAAGACCGCCGGCGCCAGTGACGGCGAGTTGGGTCAGGCGTTGCAGACGCTGTTGCCGTCGTTCAGTTTTCCGCGTCAATCCAACTCCGGCGGTGCCGACCATGTGCGTGCCGCACAGTTGCGTGGCATGAGCCCGGATCAGGTGCTGGTGCTGGTCAACGGCAAGCGTCGGCACACCTCGGCGGTGGTCAATGACTCGTCGAAAATCGGTCGCGGCACGGCGCCGGTGGATTTCAACTCGATCCCGATCAGCGCCATCAAACGCATCGAAGTGCTGCGTGACGGCGCGGGTGCGCAGTACGGCTCCGACGCGATTGCCGGGGTGATCAACATCATCCTCGACGACGCCCCCGAGGGCGGTGAAGTGTCCACCAGTTACGGCGCCTACCACACCCATCAGGACGCCATCGGCAAAACCACCACCGACGGCCAGAACAGCGTGACCACTGCGAAGATCGGCACACGCCTGGGCGAAGAGGGCGGTTTCATTCGCGGCGGTACCGAGTACAAGAATCGCAACCCGACCAACCGCGCCGGTTACGACGGTTTTGCCGACACACCGAACCAGCGCAACTATGTGATGGGCGATGGCATCGCACGGGACGTCAATCTCTGGTTCAACAGCGAATTGCCGCTGGCCGGCGGCAAGGCTTATTCGTTCGGCACCTACAACCAACGGCACACTACAGGCGCCGAGTTTTATCGCTATCCATCCGAGCAGCCGCAGTTCTACCCCAACGGTTATTTGCCGCAGTCGATCGGCGACAACAAGGACATCTCCGCCACGGCCGGTTTCAAAGGGCTGATCGGTGACGACTGGGATTTCGACAGCAGCATCACCCACGGTCGCAACCGTTTCGACGGTGCCACCCGGCGCACCCTCAACGTCAGCCTCGGCGAGGACTCGCCAACCCGGTTCGACACCGGCGATTACGAGTTGCGCCAGACCACCGCCAACCTCGATTTCAGCCGTGAACTGCGCCTGGGCGGACGCTCCTTCGTCCTTGCGCTCGGCAGTGAATACCGCTACGAAAACTACCTGACCTACGCCGGTGACGAGGCCTCTTACATCGGCTCCGGTGCAGACGGCGCCAACGGTTTGCGCCCGAGTGAAGAGTCGGACCTGGACCGCAACGTGTTCGGCACCTACGCCGAATTGTCCGGTGATCTTACCGACCGTTTCTTCGTCGACGCCGCCACGCGCTGGGAGCATTACGACGATGCCGGCAGCAAACTCACCGGCAAGCTCAGTGGTCGCTACAAGTTGACCGAGCAGTGGGCGTTGCGCGGTGCGATATCGAACAACTTCCGTGCGCCATCGCTGGCGCAAAGTGGCTTCCAGAGCACCACCAGCAACTTCGGCGACGGCGGCACGCTCACCGACATTCGCGTGCTCTCGGTCAACGACCCGATCGCCCGTGCCCTCGGTGCGCAGAAGCTCGATCCGGAAACTTCGAAGAACTACAGCCTCGGCCTGACGTTCCAGTTGAACGAACGTTTCGACGCGTCGCTCGACGTGTTCCGCATCGACGTCAAGGATCGCATCACGCTGTCGCAACGCATCGGCAGCGACGCGCTGGAAAGCTACATCAATGACAACTTCGGTGTGGCGGGCGTGCACGATGTCAACTTCTTCACCAACGCCGCCGACACCAGCACCCACGGCGCCGAACTGGTGCTCAACTATCACCAGCCGTTCTACGAAGGGCAACTGGGCCTGACCACCGCGTACACCTACAACCACACCAAAGTCACCAGCACCAAGGGCACTCCGTCGCAACTGACCGCGTTGGGGATCGGCAACGATGCACTGGTCGGCGTCGAGGAAACCAACACCCTCACCGATGCGGCACCGAAGGATCGCTTCGTGTTTTCTGCCAACTGGGCCAGCGAACATTGGGGTTTGCTCGGCCGTCTGACTCGTCAGGGCGAGACCACCCGGGTGTTCGATTTCGGCGACTCGCAGCCTGAGCAAACCTACGGCGCGGTGTGGCAACTGGATGCCGAGGTGACCTACAAATTCACCCCGAAATTCAGCGTCGCCCTGGGCGGCAACAACCTGACCGACAACTACCCGGAACGCTCCGGCTCGGCCATCAACTACGGCGGCAACCTGCCGTACGACGTGCTCTCGCCGATCGGCACCAACGGCGCTTACTACTACGCCACCGCCACCTACGGCTTCTGAGTCTTGCCGCCAAGGATGGCGGTTCATCAGCGGGAACACTCATGACTCAAACCAATGGTCCCAAGCGGCATCTGCCGGTATTCCAGGCATTGCTGATCACGCTGGGCATGGTCATCACCACCGACATCCTCAAAACCGCGCCGACCGTTGCCTTGAACGTCGGGCCGGAACATTTCTATTGGGTCTGGGTCCTCGGCGGATTGGCGTCGATGGCCGGGGCCTTGTGCTTCGCCGAGATGGCCACCGCGTTTCCGCACCCGGGCGGTGACTATCATTTCCTGCGCACCGCGTATGGCGAGCGCATGGGTTTCCTGTTCGCCTGGTCGCGTTTCTCGGTGATGCACACCGGGTGGATCGCGTTGTCGGCGTTCATGTTTGCCGACTATTTCAACGCGGTTTTTCCGCTGGGACAGTACGGATCGGGACTGTTTGCCGGCGCGATCATTGCCGCACTGGTGCTGCTGAATCTGACCGGCAAGCACATTGGCTTCATCACCCAGACCGTGCTGGTGGGGCTGCTTGCCGCGGGCTTTCTGAGCATTGCCAGCGCCGGTGTGTGGCTGGTGTGGCAGGGCGTCGAGCCGCTTGCGCCGAGTGCGCCGGTCACACCTGAGCACACGGGGGCGGCGGGATTTTCCGCCGCGATGATCTTCGTGTTTCTGGCCTTCGGCGGCTGGAGTGATGCGGCGACGTTGTCCTCCGAAGTGCGAGATGGCCGACGCGGGATTTTCATTGCCATGCTCGGTGCACTGACGGTGTTGATGGCGATCTACCTGGC from Pseudomonas allokribbensis encodes the following:
- a CDS encoding APC family permease, whose translation is MTQTNGPKRHLPVFQALLITLGMVITTDILKTAPTVALNVGPEHFYWVWVLGGLASMAGALCFAEMATAFPHPGGDYHFLRTAYGERMGFLFAWSRFSVMHTGWIALSAFMFADYFNAVFPLGQYGSGLFAGAIIAALVLLNLTGKHIGFITQTVLVGLLAAGFLSIASAGVWLVWQGVEPLAPSAPVTPEHTGAAGFSAAMIFVFLAFGGWSDAATLSSEVRDGRRGIFIAMLGALTVLMAIYLALNWAFVQGLGFEGLAASNAPAVELLNRAFGAPGVMLILLMVGIAAIATINSTLLVGARTTYAAARDVPQLRRFGEWDERDGVPRKALLAEGAVALLLVLFGSFTQSGFNTMVEYLTPVYWLFLSLSSLALIILRRRFPEVTRPVRVPLYPLLPLLFFGLCVYMLYSSVTVVGLGAFLGIGVLLVGALLLAVLSRLVSTPRQALQRTSD
- a CDS encoding TonB-dependent receptor plug domain-containing protein; amino-acid sequence: MIHRSRSLLAIAVVSAIWQLPAQAEETSARADDDTRLGTVLVTGTRGTARTVLDSPVPVDVLTAEDLKTAGASDGELGQALQTLLPSFSFPRQSNSGGADHVRAAQLRGMSPDQVLVLVNGKRRHTSAVVNDSSKIGRGTAPVDFNSIPISAIKRIEVLRDGAGAQYGSDAIAGVINIILDDAPEGGEVSTSYGAYHTHQDAIGKTTTDGQNSVTTAKIGTRLGEEGGFIRGGTEYKNRNPTNRAGYDGFADTPNQRNYVMGDGIARDVNLWFNSELPLAGGKAYSFGTYNQRHTTGAEFYRYPSEQPQFYPNGYLPQSIGDNKDISATAGFKGLIGDDWDFDSSITHGRNRFDGATRRTLNVSLGEDSPTRFDTGDYELRQTTANLDFSRELRLGGRSFVLALGSEYRYENYLTYAGDEASYIGSGADGANGLRPSEESDLDRNVFGTYAELSGDLTDRFFVDAATRWEHYDDAGSKLTGKLSGRYKLTEQWALRGAISNNFRAPSLAQSGFQSTTSNFGDGGTLTDIRVLSVNDPIARALGAQKLDPETSKNYSLGLTFQLNERFDASLDVFRIDVKDRITLSQRIGSDALESYINDNFGVAGVHDVNFFTNAADTSTHGAELVLNYHQPFYEGQLGLTTAYTYNHTKVTSTKGTPSQLTALGIGNDALVGVEETNTLTDAAPKDRFVFSANWASEHWGLLGRLTRQGETTRVFDFGDSQPEQTYGAVWQLDAEVTYKFTPKFSVALGGNNLTDNYPERSGSAINYGGNLPYDVLSPIGTNGAYYYATATYGF